The following proteins come from a genomic window of Lytechinus pictus isolate F3 Inbred chromosome 1, Lp3.0, whole genome shotgun sequence:
- the LOC129258791 gene encoding uncharacterized protein LOC129258791 isoform X1, with protein sequence MLQYHVSCGTSKKQVIIEENATIDDLRVKIASKFNMRRPDSLQVFNKDFGDWLDLEEEDELPPTMSRVKVLDDPNEDTEDKASSDIHEDREVPSRQTSVASTCPQTLTSEGARSSFFVNFKVPEMPHDVQKLLNDNNKAVLERKWRRKIVSHLYDNMVQVAVYPHSWEYNAVCSALINKHPILKDRTINGSGYDTIKESLRTKFKHERGIRTPSTDVARRRELYGRNGPRKRAEDNVEKAPSPVKRKKRDSIETSHGGEDEASIQRHIASLKDLASKRGADPSIIQDKMKRTRSHRLCFIQANALQDVLNEYPILRFEKQLIRELQNTYGAKEIAAAIAESVTASGEVILREGLKVPAAQEVIEQYQDKVDGATTDKQKKDLLVALSCLLFPLIFGEKDSMYTINKEPQSPTPTLVISGNPFECRDLAIFMDGIEVCRASDLTSGFVATFSSFYVFGVQYPQRGKRTLQLYQKFFAGLDDGSPLPPRVQRFLNSLV encoded by the exons A tGTTGCAGTATCATGTTTCTTGTGGGACTTCAAAGAAGCAGGTTATCATTGAAGAAAATGCCACAATTGATGACTTGAGGGTGAAGATTGCCTCCAAATTTAACATGAGGAGACCCGACAGCCTGCAGGTCTTCAATAAAGACTTTGGTGACTGGCTGGACCTGGAAGAAGAGGATGAACTTCCTCCAACAATGTCAAGGGTGAAGGTTTTGGATGACCCAAACGAGGACACAGAAGACAAAGCGAGTTCTGATATCCATGAAGACAGGGAGGTCCCATCAAGACA GACTTCAGTCGCTTCCACATGTCCTCAGACGCTGACATCTGAAGGAGCAAGGAGCagcttttttgtaaattttaaagTGCCTGAAATGCCCCACGATGTGCAAAAACTCTTAAATGACAACAACAAGGCTGTTCTGGAAAGGAAGTGGAGGAGAAAAATTGTGTCGCATCTGTATGACAACATGGTTCAAGTGGCAGT GTACCCTCATTCATGGGAGTACAATGCTGTGTGCAGTGCACTGATTAACAAGCACCCGATTTTGAAGGATCGAACCATAAATGGTTCGGGATAT GATACAATAAAAGAGTCGCTGAGGACAAAGTTTAAACACGAGAGAGGGATTCGAACACCATCAACTGATGTAGCCAGGAGGAGGGAGTTGTATGGCCGCAATGGCCCCAGAAAGCGTGCTGAGGACAACGTGGAAAAGGCCCCATCTCCTGTTAAAAGGAAGAAGCGGGATAGCATTGAG acCTCACATGGGGGAGAAGACGAAGCCAGCATCCAAAGACACATCGCGTCATTAAAAGATCTGGCATCCAAGAGGGGCGCAGACCCGTCAATTATTCAGGACAAAATGAAGCGGACGCGAAGTCATAGACTTTGTTTTATTCAAGCCAATGCTTTGCAGGATGTTCTGAATGAATATCCGATACTGAGGTTTGAAAAACAG CTAATACGTGAGCTTCAAAATACGTATGGGGCAAAGGAAATAGCAGCCGCTATTGCCGAATCGGTTACAGCTAGTGGAGAAGTGATTCTCCGAGAAGGATTGAAGGTGCCAGCAGCACAAGAAGTGATCGAGCAATATCAGGACAAAGTTGATGGTGCGACTACAGACAAGCAGAAAAAAG ATTTACTGGTGGCATTGTCATGCTTGCTGTTTCCTTTGATATTTGGGGAAAAGGACTCCATGTACACTATAAACAAG GAACCCCAGAGCCCTACTCCTACCCTAGTGATATCAGGGAACCCCTTTGAATGTCGTGATTTAGCCATATTCATGGACGGGATAGAAGTTTGTCGAGCATCAGATCTCACATCCGGGTTTGTTGCAACATTCTCAAGTTTTTATGTGTTTGGGGTCCAGTACCCACAACGTGGAAAGAGGACCCTACAGCTATACCAGAAATTTTTTGCAGGACTGGATGATGGAAGTCCCCTACCACCCAGAGTCCAGCGATTTCTTAACAGCCTTGTTTAG
- the LOC129258791 gene encoding uncharacterized protein LOC129258791 isoform X2: MRRPDSLQVFNKDFGDWLDLEEEDELPPTMSRVKVLDDPNEDTEDKASSDIHEDREVPSRQTSVASTCPQTLTSEGARSSFFVNFKVPEMPHDVQKLLNDNNKAVLERKWRRKIVSHLYDNMVQVAVYPHSWEYNAVCSALINKHPILKDRTINGSGYDTIKESLRTKFKHERGIRTPSTDVARRRELYGRNGPRKRAEDNVEKAPSPVKRKKRDSIETSHGGEDEASIQRHIASLKDLASKRGADPSIIQDKMKRTRSHRLCFIQANALQDVLNEYPILRFEKQLIRELQNTYGAKEIAAAIAESVTASGEVILREGLKVPAAQEVIEQYQDKVDGATTDKQKKDLLVALSCLLFPLIFGEKDSMYTINKEPQSPTPTLVISGNPFECRDLAIFMDGIEVCRASDLTSGFVATFSSFYVFGVQYPQRGKRTLQLYQKFFAGLDDGSPLPPRVQRFLNSLV; this comes from the exons ATGAGGAGACCCGACAGCCTGCAGGTCTTCAATAAAGACTTTGGTGACTGGCTGGACCTGGAAGAAGAGGATGAACTTCCTCCAACAATGTCAAGGGTGAAGGTTTTGGATGACCCAAACGAGGACACAGAAGACAAAGCGAGTTCTGATATCCATGAAGACAGGGAGGTCCCATCAAGACA GACTTCAGTCGCTTCCACATGTCCTCAGACGCTGACATCTGAAGGAGCAAGGAGCagcttttttgtaaattttaaagTGCCTGAAATGCCCCACGATGTGCAAAAACTCTTAAATGACAACAACAAGGCTGTTCTGGAAAGGAAGTGGAGGAGAAAAATTGTGTCGCATCTGTATGACAACATGGTTCAAGTGGCAGT GTACCCTCATTCATGGGAGTACAATGCTGTGTGCAGTGCACTGATTAACAAGCACCCGATTTTGAAGGATCGAACCATAAATGGTTCGGGATAT GATACAATAAAAGAGTCGCTGAGGACAAAGTTTAAACACGAGAGAGGGATTCGAACACCATCAACTGATGTAGCCAGGAGGAGGGAGTTGTATGGCCGCAATGGCCCCAGAAAGCGTGCTGAGGACAACGTGGAAAAGGCCCCATCTCCTGTTAAAAGGAAGAAGCGGGATAGCATTGAG acCTCACATGGGGGAGAAGACGAAGCCAGCATCCAAAGACACATCGCGTCATTAAAAGATCTGGCATCCAAGAGGGGCGCAGACCCGTCAATTATTCAGGACAAAATGAAGCGGACGCGAAGTCATAGACTTTGTTTTATTCAAGCCAATGCTTTGCAGGATGTTCTGAATGAATATCCGATACTGAGGTTTGAAAAACAG CTAATACGTGAGCTTCAAAATACGTATGGGGCAAAGGAAATAGCAGCCGCTATTGCCGAATCGGTTACAGCTAGTGGAGAAGTGATTCTCCGAGAAGGATTGAAGGTGCCAGCAGCACAAGAAGTGATCGAGCAATATCAGGACAAAGTTGATGGTGCGACTACAGACAAGCAGAAAAAAG ATTTACTGGTGGCATTGTCATGCTTGCTGTTTCCTTTGATATTTGGGGAAAAGGACTCCATGTACACTATAAACAAG GAACCCCAGAGCCCTACTCCTACCCTAGTGATATCAGGGAACCCCTTTGAATGTCGTGATTTAGCCATATTCATGGACGGGATAGAAGTTTGTCGAGCATCAGATCTCACATCCGGGTTTGTTGCAACATTCTCAAGTTTTTATGTGTTTGGGGTCCAGTACCCACAACGTGGAAAGAGGACCCTACAGCTATACCAGAAATTTTTTGCAGGACTGGATGATGGAAGTCCCCTACCACCCAGAGTCCAGCGATTTCTTAACAGCCTTGTTTAG
- the LOC129256255 gene encoding uncharacterized protein LOC129256255, which translates to MDDFVKEKLVMWGLERFLENFEEQEIDQETLLLLDDQAVKADLIKPLGPRSKLLQRIKELKGPSLISEDCTFSEDIPSTSNSSLSIPSGSSTSIIKPPEDIPSTSNSSTSIRSSSSSTSKPPEDIPNTSNSSVSIPSSSSTSIIKPPEAKKIKMAHDIRAILSKRREGEELIKEMEEGCISYNSRKLIVNTLVSHLIETYTKWPKTEQKLAMAKCIVTQFPALDNDDHDAYLTWFTPASQNKTKDSSGYIEMRLRNVRYRDPARTPKESNKKVQANLPNTEDLDLSSDRDEEVDAKIKWLQDHKEPRQQVRSWMRDTCKARAGYIRDNKDKPVQELLLLFPRLIDTEGMVDQDFRILFPQSADKLFLTWPKFCRHVLNYAEKQVDWRLYLNFKGAVETDEQEVNLSLQVLPMLFPPGKKKGAKGRSGSSTMDEARKAFVQRKEIGTNIPGFLDQKTQTQPFVLIQGEIDKPEQVFVVVENSTIPCTSLLKGIDICMKLVYILDMDYAWQCQHVWDFLQKNVYKLGQVKGRGTSVPAVTLLKTYLENKVKEV; encoded by the exons ATGGATGACTTTGTTAAAGAGAAACTAGTGATGTGGGGGCTGGAAAGATTTCTGGAAAATTTTGAAG AACAAGAGATTGACCAAGAAACCCTCCTTCTCCTTGATGATCAAGCTGTGAAAGCGGATTTGATAAAGCCACTTGGTCCAAGATCAAAGCTGCTCCAAAGGATAAAGGAATTGAAG GGACCATCATTGATCTCTGAAGATTGCACGTTCTCTGAAGATATCCCAAGTACTAGCAACTCCTCACTGTCTATCCCAAGTGGTTCATCAACATCTATCATCAAACCACCAGAAGATATCCCAAGCACCAGCAACTCATCAACGTCTATCCGAAGCagttcatcatcaacatctaaaCCACCAGAAGATATCCCAAACACCAGCAACTCGTCAGTGTCTATCCCAAGCAGTTCATCAACATCTATCATCAAACCACCCGAGGCTAAAAAGATCAAGATGGCTCAT GACATACGAGCCATCTTGTCCAAacggagagagggggaggagctTATAAAGGAGATGGAGGAAGGGTGCATCAGCTACAATTCACGAAAATTGATAGTGAACACATTGGTCTCACACCTGATAGAGACATATACAAAGTG GCCTAAAACAGAGCAAAAATTGGCAATGGCAAAATGCATTGTTACCCAGTTTCCTGCGTTGgacaatgatgatcatgatgctTAC TTGACCTGGTTCACTCCAGCAagccaaaacaaaacaaaagattcGTCAGGTTACATTGAAATGCGGCTAAGGAACGTCAGATATCGTGATCCTGCCAGAACGCCAAAAGAAAGCAACAAGAAAGTGCAAGCAAACTTGCCTAATACAGAAGACCTGGATCTGTCGTCAG atAGAGATGAGGAAGTAGATGCAAAAATAAAGTGGCTTCAGGACCACAAAGAGCCAAGGCAACAAGTTCGATCATGGATGAGGGATACCTGTAAGGCGAGGGCAGGCTACATTAgagacaataaggacaaacctGTGCAAGAGCTTTTACTGTTGTTTCCACGTTTAATTGACACAGAAGGAATG GTTGACCAGGATTTCCGAATTCTTTTCCCACAATCAGCAGATAAGTTATTCCTCACATGGCCGAAATTTTGCAGACATGTCCTGAACTATGCTGAAAAGCAGGTGGATTGGAGGCTATACCTTAACTTCAAAGGTGCTGTTGAAACAG ATGAACAGGAGGTAAACTTATCTCTGCAGGTGTTGCCTATGCTGTTTCCACCGGGAAAGAAGAAAGGGGCAAAAGGGAGAAGTGGTTCTTCAACGATGGATGAAGCCCGCAAGGCATTCGTGCAGCGCAAAGAG ATTGGTACAAACATACCAGGCTTCTTGGACCAGAAGACTCAAACACAACCGTTTGTGTTAATTCAAGGTGAAATTGACAAACCAGAACAAGTGTTTGTTGTTGTGGAAAATAGCACCATCCCATGTACAAGTCTCCTGAAAGGAATTGATATATGCATGAAACTAGTGTATATCCTTGATATGGATTATGCTTGGCAATGTCAACATGTTTGGGACTTTCTGCAGAAGAATGTTTACAAACTTGGGCAGGTGAAAGGTAGAGGTACCTCAGTTCCAGCAGTAACACTTCTCAAAACCTATCTAGAAAacaaggtaaaagaagtttag